In the genome of Coturnix japonica isolate 7356 chromosome Z, Coturnix japonica 2.1, whole genome shotgun sequence, one region contains:
- the HEMGN gene encoding hemogen isoform X1 — MDNLEKDGDCASTSPSCTTFKEEPLSGSSMFYHLRDREMLRKRKAEAKEKDSIQWALGDYEKSKRQKKSQGARRGRKRGHVMKPAPQQRPQSLKTEEDETMSSVITQQAESSQIDAQDLFSGVQLADLEGILASESQSPLGEEDMLKLADELEDVLSSSLENNGSEIDTNSSSPF; from the exons ATGGACAATTTAGAGAAAGACGGCGATTGTGCCAGCACTTCGCCTTCCTGCACAACCTTCAAGGAGGAACCTCTGTCAG GTTCCAGCATGTTTTACCACCTGAGAGACCGGGAGATGCTCCGGAAGAGAAAGGCGGAAGCCAAGGAGAAGGATTCAATTCAGTGGGCTCTAGG GGATTATGAGAAAAGCAAGCGTCAGAAGAAAAGCCAAGGTgccaggaggggaaggaagcGTGGGCATGTAATGAAGCCTGCACCACAGCAAAGGCCTCAGTCCCTGAAGACAGAGGAAGATGAGACGATGTCTTCCGTGATTACGCAGCAAGCTGAGTCTTCCCAGATAGATGCGCAGGACCTGTTTTCTGGTGTGCAGCTGGCAGATCTGGAAGGGATATTGGCCTCTGAGAGCCAGAGTCCCCTGG GTGAAGAGGATATGCTGAAACTGGCGGATGAGTTAGAGGACGTACTGAGTTCTTCACTGGAAAATAATGGATCAGAAATTGACACAAACTCATCAAGCCCGTTTTAA
- the HEMGN gene encoding hemogen isoform X2, which translates to MLLSSSMFYHLRDREMLRKRKAEAKEKDSIQWALGDYEKSKRQKKSQGARRGRKRGHVMKPAPQQRPQSLKTEEDETMSSVITQQAESSQIDAQDLFSGVQLADLEGILASESQSPLGEEDMLKLADELEDVLSSSLENNGSEIDTNSSSPF; encoded by the exons ATGCTGCTTA GTTCCAGCATGTTTTACCACCTGAGAGACCGGGAGATGCTCCGGAAGAGAAAGGCGGAAGCCAAGGAGAAGGATTCAATTCAGTGGGCTCTAGG GGATTATGAGAAAAGCAAGCGTCAGAAGAAAAGCCAAGGTgccaggaggggaaggaagcGTGGGCATGTAATGAAGCCTGCACCACAGCAAAGGCCTCAGTCCCTGAAGACAGAGGAAGATGAGACGATGTCTTCCGTGATTACGCAGCAAGCTGAGTCTTCCCAGATAGATGCGCAGGACCTGTTTTCTGGTGTGCAGCTGGCAGATCTGGAAGGGATATTGGCCTCTGAGAGCCAGAGTCCCCTGG GTGAAGAGGATATGCTGAAACTGGCGGATGAGTTAGAGGACGTACTGAGTTCTTCACTGGAAAATAATGGATCAGAAATTGACACAAACTCATCAAGCCCGTTTTAA